One stretch of Rosistilla oblonga DNA includes these proteins:
- a CDS encoding YidC/Oxa1 family insertase periplasmic-domain containing protein: MERRVLAYLFVSAFFMFVMLTMRPKQPPVEDPNAPDAVAQQDAEADEPVDADKPAEDSDSAADGDAKTADDAAPADRPREAKWFTIGSLTVDPEDPTLGDKALITLSNRGAGIERIELIERNPNGRFRYRRVDTRSGYLGYLAPSAPSEIDGCKINVIGPGTPADLAGLKVGDIIVANGTGVIVSPSDFQRWLEETTPGQTITLEVLRGTGENRETVTVEAKLTQHPLDLIRLAKSGGPDQVPGNISRLSCLLTLAKLNTTNLRVGQKELTKLPSLFDGLWNVTPIEDSENPGFEFRFPISASEAEQVAKGSGGLEIVRRYTVPAAGSGYDIDLQTEIINKSDVEQEIAYRLEGPNGLTLEGWWYSAKISPNWTGGAGARDVVYNTASEFHRLMGLPKIVKQVRQRTEDGVDKDEDVNETLFASSGDPKTNQLRYIGIDGQYFTASYIPLEGESQTDVFSRGSSMLLADLKVLNPHQTQAANVSFYVDSTPRKIAPGESLTDTLRLFAGPKRPEMLEERGLSRLIEYGLFGAVSKLLSGFLHFFYMILGNYGLAIILLTVCVRGAMFPLSRKAAQNAQKMQELAPEFKKIAEKYKDDMEKRLKAQQDLQKKHGFNPLSGCLPMFVQLPIFLGLYRSLSCDIELRQAAFIPGIQWCSNLAAPDMFYNWSPWMIEYFAGRGTGWFGPYFNILPLIVMVLFMAQQKMFMPPPTDEQQEITQKVMFFMTFIMGIFFFKVAAGLCIYFITSSLWGMAERILVKKTIKPAAGGGSLALEGVGGDDGLETSGPLKSAPKQKNRPRNPPKKK, encoded by the coding sequence GTGGAACGACGCGTTCTCGCTTATCTATTCGTCTCCGCCTTTTTCATGTTCGTCATGTTGACGATGCGGCCTAAGCAACCGCCAGTTGAGGATCCCAATGCGCCCGATGCGGTCGCTCAACAGGATGCCGAAGCTGACGAGCCGGTCGACGCGGACAAGCCGGCTGAGGATTCCGATTCGGCGGCCGATGGCGACGCGAAAACCGCCGACGACGCGGCGCCAGCCGATCGGCCTCGCGAGGCGAAATGGTTCACGATCGGATCGCTGACTGTCGATCCCGAAGATCCCACGCTGGGCGATAAGGCCCTGATCACGCTGAGCAATCGCGGGGCGGGGATCGAGCGGATCGAATTGATCGAACGCAATCCCAATGGCCGCTTTCGCTATCGCCGCGTCGATACGCGCAGCGGTTACCTGGGCTATCTCGCTCCGTCGGCTCCCAGCGAAATCGACGGCTGCAAAATCAACGTGATCGGCCCGGGAACGCCCGCCGATCTGGCTGGGCTGAAAGTCGGCGACATCATCGTCGCCAACGGCACCGGCGTGATCGTCTCCCCAAGCGATTTTCAACGTTGGCTCGAAGAGACCACTCCAGGGCAAACGATCACGTTGGAAGTGCTGCGTGGAACAGGAGAGAACCGCGAGACGGTAACTGTCGAAGCGAAGCTGACGCAGCATCCGTTGGACTTGATCCGATTGGCCAAGTCGGGCGGTCCCGACCAGGTGCCGGGGAACATCTCTCGCCTGTCCTGCTTGTTGACTTTGGCGAAACTGAACACCACCAACCTTCGCGTCGGGCAGAAAGAGCTGACGAAGTTGCCTAGCCTCTTCGACGGGCTTTGGAACGTCACGCCGATCGAAGATTCCGAAAACCCAGGTTTTGAGTTCCGGTTCCCGATCTCCGCCAGCGAAGCCGAACAGGTCGCCAAGGGATCGGGCGGCTTGGAAATCGTCCGCCGCTACACCGTGCCGGCCGCCGGTTCGGGATACGACATCGACCTGCAGACCGAAATCATCAACAAATCCGATGTCGAGCAAGAGATCGCCTACCGCTTGGAAGGCCCCAACGGCTTAACCCTTGAAGGTTGGTGGTACAGCGCCAAGATCAGTCCTAACTGGACCGGCGGTGCGGGTGCTCGCGACGTCGTCTACAACACCGCCTCTGAATTTCATCGCTTGATGGGGCTGCCGAAGATCGTCAAACAGGTTCGGCAGCGGACCGAGGATGGCGTCGACAAAGACGAGGATGTCAACGAGACGTTGTTTGCTTCGTCGGGCGATCCGAAAACGAATCAATTGCGTTACATCGGCATCGACGGGCAATATTTCACCGCCAGCTACATTCCGCTCGAAGGCGAATCGCAAACCGATGTGTTCAGCCGCGGCAGTTCGATGTTGTTGGCCGATCTGAAGGTGCTCAATCCACACCAAACGCAAGCTGCCAACGTCAGTTTTTACGTCGACAGCACGCCCCGCAAGATCGCTCCCGGCGAAAGCCTGACCGATACGCTGCGACTGTTTGCTGGTCCCAAGCGTCCCGAAATGCTGGAAGAACGTGGGCTCAGCCGCTTGATCGAATACGGTCTGTTTGGCGCAGTCTCCAAGCTGTTGTCGGGCTTCCTGCACTTCTTCTATATGATCTTGGGCAACTACGGCTTGGCGATCATCCTGCTGACCGTCTGCGTTCGCGGTGCGATGTTCCCGCTGTCTCGGAAAGCGGCTCAGAACGCTCAGAAGATGCAAGAGCTTGCACCCGAGTTCAAGAAGATCGCTGAAAAATACAAAGACGACATGGAGAAGCGGCTCAAGGCCCAACAAGACCTTCAAAAGAAACACGGCTTCAATCCGCTCAGCGGTTGCCTGCCGATGTTTGTCCAGTTGCCGATCTTCCTCGGTTTGTATCGCAGCCTGTCGTGCGATATCGAACTGCGGCAAGCCGCCTTTATTCCAGGCATCCAGTGGTGCTCCAACCTGGCAGCACCGGACATGTTCTATAACTGGTCGCCTTGGATGATCGAATACTTCGCCGGTCGTGGCACCGGATGGTTTGGCCCTTACTTCAACATCCTTCCGTTGATCGTGATGGTCCTGTTCATGGCGCAGCAGAAGATGTTCATGCCGCCGCCAACCGACGAACAGCAAGAGATCACGCAGAAGGTGATGTTCTTCATGACGTTCATCATGGGCATCTTCTTCTTCAAGGTCGCTGCCGGTCTGTGCATCTACTTTATCACCAGTAGCTTGTGGGGCATGGCGGAACGAATTTTGGTTAAGAAGACGATCAAGCCGGCTGCGGGGGGCGGATCCTTGGCGCTCGAAGGTGTGGGCGGCGACGACGGTTTGGAGACATCGGGGCCGCTGAAGTCGGCTCCGAAGCAGAAGAATCGTCCTCGCAACCCGCCGAAAAAGAAGTAG
- a CDS encoding Gfo/Idh/MocA family oxidoreductase encodes MSKLSRRQFVHTSAAAGAGLAVSGRLAHAVQSNEKIGVALIGAGGRGGSHLNAWLGDKRTDLLTIVDVDEKAAASRADAAEKAQGFRPKIVTDMREVFDDKSIDVISTATPNHWHALCGIWAMQAGKDAYIEKPVSHNIHEGTALIAAARKYDRICQVGTQCRSATAQQEMVDFIQAGGIGEVNFARGLCYKRRKSIGALGDYAVPDNVDFNLWSGPAAYTDPKVTRPRFHYDWHWQRLYGNGDSGNQGPHQTDVARWGLGIDTHPISVISYGGRLGYQAERKDDNYVDAGDTPNTQVSIYDYGDKCMVFETRGLGVDNSDDAELNKLFKSTKGNKIGVVFYGSNGYCVQVSYGHSIAYDADMNVIKEFKGAKDHFANFLDAVESRNYKDLTADVREGHLSASLSHLGNISLAIGEQKKMSVKEATEHLSKIKSLDDNDATLQRTIKHLEKNGVDLEKYPIAMGPLLKFDPEKEIFPENEVATAMCTREYRAPFVCPTADKV; translated from the coding sequence ATGTCGAAACTCTCCCGACGCCAATTTGTTCACACCTCCGCCGCCGCGGGCGCGGGGTTGGCTGTTTCAGGACGACTTGCGCACGCCGTGCAATCGAACGAAAAGATCGGCGTTGCCCTGATCGGTGCCGGTGGACGTGGTGGATCACATCTCAACGCGTGGCTCGGTGACAAGCGAACCGATCTGCTGACGATCGTCGACGTCGACGAAAAGGCTGCGGCATCTCGCGCCGACGCAGCAGAGAAGGCTCAAGGCTTCCGCCCTAAGATCGTTACCGACATGCGGGAAGTCTTCGACGACAAATCGATCGACGTGATCAGCACCGCAACGCCTAACCACTGGCATGCCTTGTGCGGCATCTGGGCGATGCAAGCGGGCAAAGACGCGTATATCGAAAAGCCTGTTTCGCACAACATCCACGAGGGAACCGCGCTGATCGCAGCGGCTCGCAAGTACGATCGCATCTGCCAAGTCGGAACGCAGTGCCGTTCGGCAACCGCTCAACAAGAGATGGTCGATTTCATCCAAGCCGGCGGAATCGGCGAAGTCAACTTCGCTCGCGGTTTGTGCTACAAGCGACGTAAATCGATCGGCGCTTTGGGCGACTACGCCGTTCCCGACAACGTCGACTTCAACCTCTGGAGCGGTCCAGCCGCCTACACCGATCCGAAGGTCACGCGTCCGCGTTTCCACTACGATTGGCACTGGCAACGTCTGTACGGCAACGGCGATTCGGGCAACCAGGGCCCTCACCAAACCGACGTCGCGCGTTGGGGCTTGGGAATCGATACCCATCCGATCAGCGTGATCTCGTACGGCGGGCGATTGGGTTATCAGGCAGAACGCAAAGACGACAACTACGTCGATGCGGGCGACACGCCGAACACGCAGGTTTCGATCTACGATTACGGCGACAAGTGCATGGTCTTCGAGACCCGCGGTCTGGGCGTCGACAATTCCGATGATGCCGAATTGAACAAGCTGTTCAAGAGCACCAAGGGGAACAAGATCGGCGTCGTCTTCTACGGCAGCAACGGTTATTGCGTGCAAGTCAGCTACGGCCATTCGATCGCCTACGATGCCGACATGAACGTGATCAAAGAGTTCAAGGGAGCGAAGGATCACTTCGCCAACTTCTTGGACGCTGTCGAAAGCCGCAACTACAAGGATCTGACCGCCGACGTTCGCGAAGGTCACTTGTCGGCGTCGCTGAGCCACTTGGGCAACATCTCGCTGGCGATCGGCGAACAAAAGAAGATGTCGGTCAAAGAAGCGACCGAACACTTGAGCAAGATCAAGAGCTTGGACGACAACGATGCGACGCTGCAACGAACGATCAAGCACTTGGAGAAAAACGGCGTCGATCTGGAGAAGTACCCGATCGCGATGGGCCCGTTGTTGAAGTTCGATCCCGAGAAGGAAATCTTCCCCGAGAACGAAGTCGCAACGGCGATGTGTACTCGCGAGTATCGGGCTCCCTTCGTTTGCCCAACCGCCGACAAGGTTTAA
- a CDS encoding M81 family metallopeptidase, with protein MNYRIGIVALLHESNTFITQNTTLAHFQQDTLLTGEAIRERFADAPHEVGGFFAGLGAADNVEIVPIFAARAIPYGPIEASTFDQLIETMVQQCEAAGPLDGILAAPHGATVAEGRPDADGYMLSRLRELLGPDRTLIATIDAHANVSPAMADATDALVSYRTNPHLDQRQRGVEAAQLMVKTLTSGRRLHQLAAFPPVAINIQNQNTSALPLCPRWEAADALRELPEVASLSLVLGFPYSDVAEMGCSAILVSYEDVPAARRQELLDQLTTILTENPDCFEPEFTSPAEAVQQAGQQPGLTCMLDMGDNAGGGSPADSTILAHELHRQKIGPSLAVIFDPEAVAQVTAADFQNGSEVSIGGKTDSLHGEPLQVAVELLSTGDGKFRESEARHGGFSKFDQGATAIVRTLDSDLTLMLTSQRVPPFSLSQLTTFGIEPKEYRAIVAKGVIAPMAAYQPVADRFIHVNTQGSTCADMLQMTYHHRRQPMFPFER; from the coding sequence ATGAATTACCGAATCGGAATTGTTGCCCTGCTTCATGAATCGAATACATTCATCACGCAAAATACGACTCTTGCGCATTTCCAGCAGGACACGCTCTTAACTGGCGAAGCGATTCGCGAGCGATTTGCCGACGCGCCGCACGAAGTGGGTGGGTTCTTCGCCGGCCTCGGCGCAGCGGATAATGTCGAAATCGTGCCGATCTTCGCCGCTCGCGCGATCCCCTACGGCCCCATTGAGGCCAGCACATTTGATCAGTTAATCGAAACGATGGTGCAGCAGTGCGAAGCCGCTGGCCCACTCGACGGGATCCTCGCCGCCCCCCACGGCGCGACCGTTGCCGAAGGCCGACCAGACGCCGACGGTTACATGTTGTCCCGATTGCGCGAATTGCTGGGGCCCGACAGGACGCTGATCGCGACGATCGATGCGCACGCAAATGTCTCCCCCGCGATGGCCGATGCGACCGACGCCTTGGTCTCCTACCGCACCAACCCCCACTTGGATCAGCGCCAGCGCGGCGTCGAAGCGGCTCAGCTGATGGTCAAAACCTTGACCAGCGGTCGACGACTGCATCAATTGGCCGCTTTCCCACCGGTGGCGATCAACATCCAAAACCAGAACACCTCGGCGCTGCCGCTGTGTCCGCGATGGGAAGCCGCCGACGCGCTGCGCGAACTTCCCGAAGTCGCCAGCCTGAGCCTGGTCCTCGGTTTCCCTTACTCCGACGTCGCCGAGATGGGATGTTCGGCGATCCTCGTATCTTATGAAGACGTTCCGGCGGCGCGGCGTCAAGAACTGTTGGACCAGCTGACGACGATCCTGACCGAGAACCCCGATTGCTTCGAGCCAGAGTTCACCTCACCCGCCGAAGCGGTCCAACAAGCGGGACAGCAGCCCGGACTGACCTGCATGTTGGACATGGGGGACAACGCCGGCGGAGGCTCGCCCGCCGACAGCACCATCCTGGCGCATGAACTGCACCGTCAGAAGATCGGCCCGTCGCTGGCTGTCATCTTCGATCCCGAAGCGGTTGCTCAAGTCACCGCGGCCGACTTCCAAAACGGCAGCGAGGTTTCGATCGGCGGAAAAACCGATTCTTTGCATGGCGAACCGCTGCAAGTCGCCGTCGAACTGCTGAGCACAGGGGATGGAAAGTTCCGCGAATCCGAAGCCCGACACGGCGGGTTCTCCAAGTTCGACCAAGGAGCCACGGCGATCGTCCGGACGCTCGATTCGGACCTGACGCTGATGCTAACCTCGCAGCGCGTGCCCCCCTTCAGCTTGAGCCAATTGACGACGTTCGGAATCGAGCCGAAAGAGTACCGTGCGATCGTGGCCAAAGGCGTGATCGCTCCGATGGCCGCCTACCAACCGGTCGCCGACCGGTTCATCCACGTGAACACACAAGGTTCCACCTGCGCCGATATGCTGCAAATGACTTACCATCATCGGCGCCAGCCGATGTTTCCATTTGAGCGATAG
- a CDS encoding universal stress protein yields the protein MKILFATDGSCYAAGAARFVRHLQSKDPMELTVLTVSYTPENTSSPSVQPWLPEWRRREHERIDQHHAELRETLKSINGKVTMELAEGNAARCILERARELDTDLIVMGARGHSTLERLLLGSLSDSVATHADCSVLIVRPPELHGVAAGSAPCPEPAADEIPVRKIELAYDGSASSKEAVNELMRFQWPAETEVSILSVIPTFDFYGQEYGLMVEPHGKEEHQRVQALCEKVISSLSRSIKNVDSQTVMGDHVGDAIVRAADENQSQLIVLGDNGHGLIGELLLGSTTKYVLRHAHCSVWISRHHRTQAEKVAEAAVQPA from the coding sequence ATGAAAATTTTGTTTGCGACCGACGGGTCGTGTTACGCCGCCGGTGCCGCTCGATTTGTGCGTCATTTGCAGTCGAAAGACCCGATGGAATTGACGGTCCTGACGGTCAGCTATACTCCCGAAAATACATCGAGCCCGTCGGTTCAGCCGTGGTTGCCGGAGTGGCGTCGCCGCGAGCATGAACGGATCGACCAGCATCACGCGGAGTTGCGGGAGACGCTGAAGTCGATCAACGGTAAGGTGACGATGGAACTTGCCGAGGGGAACGCGGCGCGGTGTATCTTGGAGCGGGCTCGCGAGTTGGATACCGACTTGATCGTGATGGGCGCCCGTGGGCACTCGACGTTGGAGCGGTTGCTGTTGGGCAGCCTCTCGGATTCCGTGGCAACTCACGCCGATTGTTCGGTGTTGATCGTGCGGCCGCCGGAATTGCACGGTGTGGCGGCTGGAAGCGCTCCCTGCCCTGAGCCCGCCGCCGACGAGATTCCGGTTCGCAAGATCGAACTGGCCTACGATGGTTCGGCGAGTTCGAAAGAGGCGGTCAATGAACTGATGCGGTTCCAGTGGCCGGCAGAGACCGAGGTGAGCATCTTAAGTGTGATCCCGACGTTCGACTTCTACGGCCAGGAGTACGGTTTGATGGTCGAACCGCATGGCAAAGAGGAGCATCAGCGAGTTCAAGCGTTGTGCGAGAAGGTGATCAGTTCGCTTTCGCGTAGCATCAAAAACGTCGATTCGCAGACCGTCATGGGAGACCATGTCGGAGACGCAATCGTGCGGGCCGCTGACGAAAACCAAAGCCAGTTGATCGTCCTGGGCGACAACGGGCATGGTCTGATCGGCGAGCTGTTGCTGGGCAGCACGACTAAATACGTGCTGCGTCACGCTCACTGCAGCGTTTGGATCTCGCGACACCACCGCACTCAAGCGGAGAAGGTCGCCGAGGCGGCAGTGCAGCCTGCGTAA
- a CDS encoding aldehyde dehydrogenase family protein, whose product MSVLTEASVAAKVKHTKCFIDGQWVPAESGRTFATVNPATEEVIAQVAEGDAADIDKAALAARRAFESGDWPKMDARDRGKLMMRLADLIEEEIDSLAALESLDNGKPISESRHADLPLVIDCLRYYAGFADKIHGQTIPIRGNYLCYTRREPVGVAGQIIPWNFPMLMTAWKWGPALAAGCTIVMKPAEQTPLTCLRMAQLAAEAGFPKGVINVVPGFGPTAGSAVTKNPNIDKVAFTGEHRTAQIIMREAAESLKRLTFELGGKSPNVVFADADMDAAVRGAYVGLYLNQGQCCCAGSRLFVEERAHDEFLEKLTELTTNRRVGNPLDPQTEQGPQVDRAQFDKIMGFIDKGQEEGARCISGGKRVGEKGYFIEPTVFDGVTDDMAIAQHEIFGPVLSVLKFKDREEMIRRANNTYFGLAAAVWTSDIKKAHDYAARVRAGTIWVNCYDVFDAAAPFGGFKMSGHGRELGEEGLRAYLENKTVTIAL is encoded by the coding sequence ATGTCCGTTCTTACCGAAGCGTCAGTTGCTGCGAAAGTGAAGCACACCAAGTGTTTTATCGATGGGCAGTGGGTGCCGGCCGAGAGCGGAAGAACCTTCGCGACAGTGAACCCGGCGACCGAAGAAGTGATCGCACAAGTAGCCGAAGGGGACGCGGCGGACATCGACAAAGCGGCTTTGGCGGCGCGACGCGCGTTCGAGAGCGGCGACTGGCCCAAGATGGACGCTCGCGACCGCGGCAAGTTAATGATGCGGCTGGCCGATCTGATCGAAGAGGAGATCGATTCGCTGGCGGCGCTCGAATCGCTGGACAACGGCAAACCGATCTCCGAATCGCGGCACGCCGACTTGCCGCTGGTGATCGATTGCCTGCGCTACTACGCCGGGTTCGCTGATAAGATTCACGGCCAAACGATTCCGATCCGGGGCAACTATCTGTGTTACACGCGCCGCGAACCGGTCGGCGTCGCGGGACAGATCATCCCCTGGAACTTTCCGATGCTGATGACCGCATGGAAATGGGGCCCCGCACTGGCCGCCGGCTGCACGATCGTGATGAAGCCCGCCGAACAGACGCCGCTAACCTGCCTGCGGATGGCGCAACTGGCTGCCGAAGCCGGCTTCCCCAAAGGCGTGATCAATGTCGTCCCCGGATTTGGACCAACCGCCGGTTCCGCCGTCACCAAGAACCCCAACATCGACAAAGTCGCGTTCACCGGCGAGCACCGCACGGCGCAGATCATCATGCGAGAGGCGGCCGAATCGCTGAAGCGGCTGACCTTCGAGCTCGGCGGCAAGAGCCCCAACGTCGTCTTTGCCGATGCGGACATGGACGCCGCCGTACGCGGAGCTTATGTCGGGCTGTACCTGAACCAAGGGCAATGCTGCTGCGCCGGCAGCCGGCTGTTCGTCGAAGAACGGGCGCACGACGAGTTCCTGGAGAAGTTGACCGAACTGACGACCAATCGCCGCGTCGGCAACCCTCTGGACCCACAGACCGAACAGGGTCCGCAAGTCGATCGGGCTCAGTTCGACAAGATCATGGGCTTCATCGACAAGGGACAGGAAGAAGGGGCACGATGCATCTCCGGCGGCAAGCGAGTCGGCGAGAAAGGCTACTTCATCGAACCGACAGTCTTCGACGGCGTGACCGACGACATGGCGATCGCCCAGCACGAGATCTTCGGTCCGGTGCTGAGCGTGTTGAAGTTCAAGGACCGCGAAGAGATGATCCGACGAGCCAACAACACCTATTTTGGGCTTGCGGCAGCCGTCTGGACCAGCGATATCAAAAAGGCGCACGATTACGCGGCACGCGTCCGCGCGGGAACGATCTGGGTCAACTGCTACGACGTCTTCGACGCAGCGGCTCCGTTCGGCGGATTCAAGATGAGCGGTCACGGCCGCGAGCTAGGGGAGGAGGGTTTGCGAGCTTATCTCGAGAACAAAACGGTGACGATTGCACTTTAG